The genomic interval ACACAGGGTGGCACAAATTACTGACCCCTTACCATGTGTCCATCATTTTACGAGTCAAACAGTTTACCTATTTTTATATTCcacaaaattattgaattttaTTGGTGGTAAGTTGTCCTACAAAACAGAGAATataccaaagaaaataacataatgcAGTAAAACAGATAACATGGTGACAGGAGTTAACAGCGCCCAAAATCATACCGATTAGCCATCAGCTAATGACACATTAGTTGTCAGTATGGATGAGTCCTCTCTTTCCAAGTTAACTcaataaagtgaaacaaaacCACAACGAAAGATAAACTGTAATCATATAAAGCAAGAGTGATGGCAACTGCAGAATAACCGCAAACCATTaatcacaaaaattagcaatgaTCAATCTTTTCTTAGTCAACATAGTGGATGGAAATTCTCACAATGTTGTATATGAGACGCATGTGGAGactgaacaaataaaaagacaaagaggagcAGAAAATAGTGAAGGATAAAaactgggagagaaaaaagtcttaaatgttgCCATGGACAAAATGTCCCATCTATAACTGCTGAAAATGTCCAGCACTCTGCTGTGGTTCCTCTTGTTCAGGCGAGCTACTGTTCGTTTATTTAGCCTTGGAGGTTTTGCCCTGCCTTTTTAGGGCAGTGATCCTGTTTCGGACGTAGTCCTTTACACCTTTCCACGAACGGTTCTTCAGTGCTTTTGACTCGGCCTCAAGACACTTCACGCAGTCCTCTTTCTGAGGCACCTTGTGAGCTTTAATCAAAGGCATCAAGTGTTTTTCAACAGCCTGTATCTCTGCTTCCTCCCATTTATGTTTTCCTTGGTTTTGGGAGCCTGTGGGGTAGAGAGGGAATTTAATGAACACCTGACATCACGAAATAATTCTGATTACCCAACGACAGACAAGTATGAAAACAGGTATTATTCAGTTGTTGCAATACtattttttgagtattttcactTATTAGTAGCAGTTATTTATTCAGTtatcacacacaacacagcaaaGACATAAAAGACTTACACTGTACACTCTGGTTTTGACAacataaagtaaataatgtATGGTGGTAATGACTGAAAAAGTACTTATATATTCACAGAgttattatatttctgtcaacttttactccacttaatttcctaaataaaatttGTGCTTGTACTCCACCACATTTCCCTTAATCATCTTAGTTACTTACTACCAATAGGGAAGGAAAGGATGaagggacagacagatggatgaaaaaatgggagaaaaagaaaaactggattttgctCTTTAAATCCTTTGAGCTGTAAGAATAGACCTTGTGTTCATTAGAGGCTTCATCTTTTCAGGTAGTGCATGCTACAAGTAAATAAACTTCATATATAAACTTCTAAGCACATGCTTTATCATAACCAGCCTTTacctgtacttttactttctatAATGGACATTTAATCTCATAAAATGACTTAAGtgcagtaaatatcagatactttgaCTTTcctaaaattattttctaatggGTAACTCCAGCTTCCACCAAATTCATTTTCTGGTGAGAAATCTGTACTTATACTTTAGTTTGGCTTTCAGGACCTTCATCCTCCACTGATCACAGGCACACTCGTCGTACTGGGTggataataaattaaaattctgaaaataattgtGCCTAAAACCCCTTTAAtctttttcttataaaaaaaaatatcagccaCTGTTtatcaaaactgcaaaaaaaaaaaaaaaatgaaattgataatttttttgtgaatgatcATCACTGCTaccttttctgctttttctgcttGACGTGGAAGATCTCGCTGCTCCACATGCTTGttcctgaaaaaaatctgccagaTCAAAGCGTGCACCGGAGCGCTCATTTTCATCCCATGATGCATCTTGTTGTCCTTCCTCTgtgttgaaaacaaaataagatgGTCATGTTTTACACATTACATGTACGGATACACACATTTCTCACACTTAACTGGAAGGAAAATCTGGAGAAATACCCAAATCGCAGTCAAGTTCATAATTCGCTAAGATCTTGAGTCATATTACATTAGTGGGTCACGGCACTAATCATTACCCAAATGCCTGAAAATACCAAATTAAATTGacaaattaaattgaataaaattagACCATTGAGTCCAACTTTTCATCTTCATCGAACCATatagttgcatttttttgttcttcattcTTAAAAAAGCGCATGCAGGTCATCATATAGAGTATAAACATGCACTCAGAGCTGAGATGGTCATGGAGCTTGcttggaaaaacaaaagctcTATCCCTTTCCTGTTTTCATGGCAAATGCATTTCCTTCGTGCCGTAAATTGAGCCTTTATTTTTCTGGGAGATTTCGTTAAACGTggcagacacactgatatagtGAAAGTGAGGCTTATAGGGAACGAAATGCTGATGGTGTTATTATTCTATAGCCATAACATTGTGCAATCCCAATTTACTTTATGATGataatttaatacttttttttattatttccattaaaaaatcTTACCATCACAGTCCATTTCGACGTCATCCTGCTGCAGGCTGTGGATTTGATTATTAGGGCCTAGAATCTGGTTGGCCTCATTCTCATCCAGGTTCATCAGCTGTAGCATTGTTGCGTAATGCTTCCGGATCTTTGTGGATTTCAgcatttcaggatttttagCGCCGCATTCTTTGACAAATTTTTGGATGGAGTCTGCACCATTGTAGAAAGACAGCGCATTTGGTCGGGCAAAAAGGAAGGGATTCTTACTCGGGACTCCGCATTTCTCGCGTAATTCCACGAGAAGCTCCAGCGCGGACACGAATGCAGGTTTCAGTAAAACGGGGACCATTCTCCCACACTTCCCGCGTATGTCAACTCTAGTGAAGAACTCACACAAGGTTTTTTCCAAATCTGAGACTGATATGTCCATGTCGTCATGCACGTTTGACTTTTTCCGCAACATAAAACCTGCTAGTTTCATTGATGATATCTCTAAGGCTCTCCTCCTGTTGAAAAGTATCGTCCGAGCCAGTACGACTCTGGCCAGGATGCTATAGTTTTCTGCAGAGGGGCTCtctctgagatttttttcagcGAGAAGATGAGCATTCTCCATGTGGAAATGTAGGCGCTTTACATCTCGGGCAAACGGCACCTTCTTATCTTTGGTCAACTTTGCCTTTCTGAGAGACGATAATGCACCTCCAGAAATGAGCTTGTTCCATTTGTCCTGGTACAGAGTGAGGAAATTGCGCGCAGACTCTGCCAAACTTTCATCGCCGGACTTCACTGCGTTACCCTCAATGATACTGCAGCACTTCTGTAGGTGGTAGCCCAGCTTAATGGCGAGTGAAGGGATGCTGTACGTTTTGTTTTCTGGATTGTAGCCTGCGAGGACGTTCACTGCAGACACCACATGAGGGAAGTTTGCGGGAAGAAAGAAGTCTTCCAGCTTCTGCATAGGGGTTATTTTTTGAGCTTCCAGTACAAGTCTAGCTACCTGGCGAAGGTTTTGTCTCATATACTCATGCTTCTTTGGATCTGATCCGTGCTGATCGAACAGGAGCTCACCAAACTGCAAGATAAGCCCGTCTTCCAAGATAGCTTCCGTCACATCATTGTATATCATCTGGGACAGAACGCTCTTAAAACCCTCACTTATGCCAAGGTCTCCTAACGTTTCAAGCACACTTCGGGATGCGATGCGCCTTCTTCCAACCTCTAATTCAACATCATGTTGCCCTTTCTCTGGGCACGACTTCATGTGCCTGTACAGCGCGTTCTTCACAAAAAGACCTCGACAGTAAAGGCAATGAAGAAAGTCTTGGGCCTTATGAGTCTTGCTCGGTCTTTTTCGGACAACAAGATGGCCCTTCCCTGTTTTCATGACATCTTTGTTATGAGCAAAGTTCCCTTGATTTATCAGCCTGTTCCAAatcttttgtctctctctggaGCTTTTGGGGAACTGAAATGCAGCTGCAACCTCTGGTTTGTCACTGTGGATTCTCTCAAGATGTCTTGCCATTTTACATACGGGCTTCgtgcaaaataaacaataattccTTCTGTCATATACACGTCGCGTTTTAGAGTTTGAAGTTGGCAACACTACAGTTTCAGAAGACTTTGTCTTCGGTTTGGTTGTACGAATCTGTTTTGGAGAATGGGTATTTTTGTCCTTTGATGAAGAACTTCCCAATTCagccccttttttttctggctgagaTCTTTTGCCTTTAGGGGTCGCGGGCCTGCTGTGACTGGATTCATCTGAACAGCCCCCGTCAGCATCAGACGGGAAATCGGAGAAGTCACGGTCACTGTTGGGTAAGTATTCAGGATCACTGTCATCCTCTGACTCAGCTGagccattttcctttttctaaaaaaagcatgaaaaacaaTTGTATGTGAAAAAACGGTCACTAACAATCTGCAATTGGAGCAAATATCCCACTAAGCATTTCaatctaaaatttaaatttctaaaCAAAGACACCTATCTAAATGCTAATTGTAAATGCTAATTGGAGAaagagaatttttaaaaagatgcatttaaaAAGGATatttcatctgcaaaatgactATCTAATTATAACGAAGGCAAAAGTATATCAAAGCAtccttttacaaactctcaaacaacTCCTGCAGTGTAATCAAAGTCTCAATTAACCAGTCGCACGCTCAGTATTTCCCCAAACACTGatagatatttcttttttatgcttattttagtgtttgtgaattgtattttgtctccttttgtgtctctgtctgcaattttgtgtttttcactgctgactgtcttggccaggtct from Plectropomus leopardus isolate mb chromosome 6, YSFRI_Pleo_2.0, whole genome shotgun sequence carries:
- the LOC121944638 gene encoding uncharacterized protein LOC121944638 isoform X2, yielding MDNLTANKNHIPCQSWVNQNVWSTASTQGSLLNPLSSSQHLSLGLSSDQRASYDHLQESNQSCLNDLSTLSSRNSTHPSALYKASHISSNPSSTTLFANSAVPSAAHIISFAQQDPHTSSMLLNANQGKNIPPPSLSQANQAPQPCRLPLLSSNDPFKASFQPPLTSQGLSNGLQDQPISLPSCGQREQRQWMPSSQCRGAVNKSAPDKAAHPNKEPSQEGNMSSVGTGDSHRSLLLQHRAQLLKQVAELDKILESIPPCGSSAGQSQHTAVQSSSPEDDSSQHDQTQRSDAHQGQLSAQQSKSHLSSDCPSPASCDESEGCDAPDDPMSEGESAKKENGSAESEDDSDPEYLPNSDRDFSDFPSDADGGCSDESSHSRPATPKGKRSQPEKKGAELGSSSSKDKNTHSPKQIRTTKPKTKSSETVVLPTSNSKTRRVYDRRNYCLFCTKPVCKMARHLERIHSDKPEVAAAFQFPKSSRERQKIWNRLINQGNFAHNKDVMKTGKGHLVVRKRPSKTHKAQDFLHCLYCRGLFVKNALYRHMKSCPEKGQHDVELEVGRRRIASRSVLETLGDLGISEGFKSVLSQMIYNDVTEAILEDGLILQFGELLFDQHGSDPKKHEYMRQNLRQVARLVLEAQKITPMQKLEDFFLPANFPHVVSAVNVLAGYNPENKTYSIPSLAIKLGYHLQKCCSIIEGNAVKSGDESLAESARNFLTLYQDKWNKLISGGALSSLRKAKLTKDKKVPFARDVKRLHFHMENAHLLAEKNLRESPSAENYSILARVVLARTILFNRRRALEISSMKLAGFMLRKKSNVHDDMDISVSDLEKTLCEFFTRVDIRGKCGRMVPVLLKPAFVSALELLVELREKCGVPSKNPFLFARPNALSFYNGADSIQKFVKECGAKNPEMLKSTKIRKHYATMLQLMNLDENEANQILGPNNQIHSLQQDDVEMDCDEEGQQDASWDENERSGARFDLADFFQEQACGAARSSTSSRKSRKGSQNQGKHKWEEAEIQAVEKHLMPLIKAHKVPQKEDCVKCLEAESKALKNRSWKGVKDYVRNRITALKRQGKTSKAK
- the LOC121944638 gene encoding uncharacterized protein LOC121944638 isoform X1, yielding MDNLTANKNHIPCQSWVNQNVWSTASTQGSLLNPLSSSQHLSLGLSSDQRASYDHLQESNQSCLNDLSTLSSRNSTHPSALYKASHISSNPSSTTLFANSAVPSAAHIISFAQQDPHTSSMLLNANQGKNIPPPSLSQANQAPQPCRLPLLSSNDPFKASFQPPLTSQGLSNGLQDQPISLPSCGQRVSTSQATFEGANVELAGVAGYTHSYASSTSQEQRQWMPSSQCRGAVNKSAPDKAAHPNKEPSQEGNMSSVGTGDSHRSLLLQHRAQLLKQVAELDKILESIPPCGSSAGQSQHTAVQSSSPEDDSSQHDQTQRSDAHQGQLSAQQSKSHLSSDCPSPASCDESEGCDAPDDPMSEGESAKKENGSAESEDDSDPEYLPNSDRDFSDFPSDADGGCSDESSHSRPATPKGKRSQPEKKGAELGSSSSKDKNTHSPKQIRTTKPKTKSSETVVLPTSNSKTRRVYDRRNYCLFCTKPVCKMARHLERIHSDKPEVAAAFQFPKSSRERQKIWNRLINQGNFAHNKDVMKTGKGHLVVRKRPSKTHKAQDFLHCLYCRGLFVKNALYRHMKSCPEKGQHDVELEVGRRRIASRSVLETLGDLGISEGFKSVLSQMIYNDVTEAILEDGLILQFGELLFDQHGSDPKKHEYMRQNLRQVARLVLEAQKITPMQKLEDFFLPANFPHVVSAVNVLAGYNPENKTYSIPSLAIKLGYHLQKCCSIIEGNAVKSGDESLAESARNFLTLYQDKWNKLISGGALSSLRKAKLTKDKKVPFARDVKRLHFHMENAHLLAEKNLRESPSAENYSILARVVLARTILFNRRRALEISSMKLAGFMLRKKSNVHDDMDISVSDLEKTLCEFFTRVDIRGKCGRMVPVLLKPAFVSALELLVELREKCGVPSKNPFLFARPNALSFYNGADSIQKFVKECGAKNPEMLKSTKIRKHYATMLQLMNLDENEANQILGPNNQIHSLQQDDVEMDCDEEGQQDASWDENERSGARFDLADFFQEQACGAARSSTSSRKSRKGSQNQGKHKWEEAEIQAVEKHLMPLIKAHKVPQKEDCVKCLEAESKALKNRSWKGVKDYVRNRITALKRQGKTSKAK